CAGGCCGTCCACGAGGTCCCGGCCGGCCTCGGTGAGGCGCAGATGGGCGACGCGGCGGTCACGGGTGTCGCCGCGCCGCTCGACCAGGCCGCGTTCGGTGAGCTGTTTGAGCCGCTTGGTCACGGCCGCCCCCGAGGAGAAGGTCTCGCGGGCCAGCTCGCTCGGGGTCAGTTCGTGGCCGGTCCGGCGCAGCGCGCCCAGCAGGTCGAACTCGGGCCGGCTCAGCCCCGCCCGGCGCAGGGGGGCGTCCTCCGCCTGCTGGAGGAGCGCGGAGCAGCGGTTGATACGGCCGATGATCTCCATCGGGGCCGTGTCCAGCTCGGGGTGGACGGCCCGCCACTGCCGGACGACACCGGCCACGGTGTCGTCCGGGGCGGGTCCGGCAGCGGCGGCTGCCGCGTCCGCCGCGTCCGCCTCTGGATCATCGGCCGCCGCTGGAGCACCGGCCGGCTCGGCGGGCAGGACGGCCGACGGCTCGGCGGACGGCTCCGGGGGCTCCTGCGGCGCCGGGTACAGCTCCGGCGCCGGTGGATCTGTCCGCCCGGTGGAGTCCGTCCGCCCGATGGAGCCCGTCCGTCCGGTGGAGTCCGGGTGCTCCCGGCCGTGGGGCGTGTCGCCGGCCCCCGCCGCCGTGGGTACCGGTCGTCCGTTGCTCGCCGTCATGGCCGTGCGTCCTCCGTCGTCCTGCCCGTGCTCGTCACCGGGGCATGCAGCCCCAGGCGTCGTACCGTCGCGGCGAGCGTACGGTGTGCGGACTGCTCGGTGAGCACGACCCGCTCCTGGGGCAGCGCGCGCTGCCACCACTCCCCGGCGGCGGCGTCGGCGGTGGCGCGCAGTTCGACCAGCGCGGCGGCCAGGGACCGGCGGGCGGACTCCAGGGCCGTCCGGTCGGGCCGCGGTTCGGCGAGCAGGCGCGCGGCCCTCTCGCGGGCCCGGTCCACGGCGGTCAGCGCGTCTCCGACCCGGTCCCCCGCCCGGCGGTTGGTGACGGCGACGGCGGCCACGAAGCCGACCAGGGCGCCGACGACGGTGTCCACGGCCCGCTCGGTCATCAGCTCCCCCGCCGGATGCTGTCCGGCGAACTCGGTGACGAGCAGCGCCATGGGGGTCACGCAGATGCTGCCGAGCCAGTAGTTGCGGCCCATCAGCGCCTCGGCGCCGAAGTTGAGGGCCACGCAGACCAGGACGAGGGCCAGGCCGCCCGTGTGGGCGAGCGGGACGAGCGCGGCGAAGACGAGGACGCCGACGAGGTTGCCGACGACCCGCTGCACACCGCGGCTCCAGGTGAGCATGACGTTGGCCTGGTAGAGGGAGGCGGCGGTGACCAGCGCCCAGTAGGGGCGGCCGATGCCCAGGGCCAGGGAGGCGTATCCGGCGAGCGCGCAGCCGAGCGCGGTCCGCACGGCGATGGGTGCCAGCGGGCCGAGCCGGCTCCACCAGGGGCGGTGGGGGGCGCCGGCCTCGGCGTGGACGCCGAGGAGTTCGTCGGTGGCCGCCGCCGTCTCACCGGCCCGCGGAACCGGACCGCTGCCGCACAGCTCGCGCGCCCAGGTCCGCAGCCGCTCCGGGTCGGCGTCGGCGGGCGCGGCGAGGGCGACCTCGGCCCGGATGACGAGCCGGGCGAGATCGCGCCGGGAGGCGGCCCGCGCCCCGGCGACCGGCAGCGCCTGCCAGGCGGCCTGCACGGCGGCGGCCGCCGCGGCGCGCAGGCGGGCGTGGCCGTCCCCGGTGCCGCGGGTGGCGGCGTACGCGGCGGCGGCGTTCAGCGCCTGCGCGGTGGCCCGGCGCTCCGGGCCGTGCGGGCGCAGCAGGCCGGGCGCCATGCAGACCAGCCAGGCCCAGGCAGCGGCGGCCAGGGCCAGCGCGAGGTGGGCGGGGACCTGGCCGAGCGTCTGCGGGGCGAACAGGGACGCGGAGCTGATGAAGGTCAGGACCACGTTGCCGGGCGGGCCCACCCGGGTCGCGTCGCACAGGGCCTTCTGCGCGGCGGCCATGAGCGCGCCGACCGCGACCAGGACGACGGGGTCGCGGGTGAGCGAGGCGGTGACCAGGGAGAGGGCGAGGCCGCCGACCATGCCGAGCACCACCCAGGCCAGGACCCGGGCGCGGGCGGCGTAGGGGCGGTTGTGGGCGTACAGGGCGCACAGCGATCCGGCCATGGTGTACATGGCCAGGTCGAGCCGGCCGAGGGCGAGCAGCGTGAGGTTCGGCGGCGCGACGGAGACGACCGAGCTGAGTGCGGGCTTGAACCAGATGTCGGACGGACGGCCGAGCCGCAGCACGCCGGTGAGCGGGAGCCGCCGGGCGCTCCGGGCCGGAGCCGGATCCGGGGCTGAGGTGGCGGGGGCAGGAGTGGGGGTGCGGTTCGGCTCGGGGGAAGGGTTCGCACTGCTCATGAGACAACCTTAACAGGTGTTTTACCTGTAAAGCATATGACGGGAGGACCGGGCGCCCGGCGTGCGCGCTCCCGGGCACGCTCCCCCCATACCTCCTTGCGCTCGTGTGCGCACCGTGTGCCCCGGGCATCGCTTGACCGAGCGGAAGGCCGCCGAACCGCGGTCCGGACCTTCGAGCGGGAGGTGGGCGGGTGCACGCACCGGCTTCGCCCGGCTGGCTGCTGGTCGCGCTGTGCGCGGCGACCGGCGCCTACTGTCTGCTGCGCATGCGCAGCCCCGACCAGGAGCAGCGCCGCTCGGCGGGCGGTGAGGCGCTGATGGGCTTCGGCATGGCCGCCATGGCCGTGCCCGCCGCCGTGTTCACCCCGCCCGCCTGGGCCTGGCCGGTCTACGCGGCGGTCTTCGGCGTCGCGGCGCTGCGCGCCCTGTGGGCGGCGCGGACCGGCCCGCAGCACCATCTGCACCACCTGGTGGGGACGTCTGCGATGGTCTACATGTCGCTGGCCATGGCCGCCGCCCCCCAGGGGCACCACCACGCCCACGGCGGCTCCGGCGTCCCCCTCCTCACCGGCGCCCTGCTGCTGTACTTCGCCGGATACGTCCTGCTCAGCGGCGCCCGCCTGGTCCCGGCCGTGGCGGGCCCCCAGGGCACGGGCATACGCACGGGCACCGGCCACGGTTCCGGGGCGCCCGGTGGCCCGGGGTGGGGCGACCGGCCCGAACTGGCGCGCGTCTGCCGCCTGTCGATGGGGATGGCGATGGTGGCGATGCTGCTGACGATGTGAGACCGGGGCGCGGAGCACCGGCCGTCCCGCTCCGTGGCCTGTGTCACTTTGCCGCGCGAGCCGCCCCCTGAGCGCCCGTCCGCTCAATAGGGTGCTCGCATGATGGTCCCCGCGGTCCTGTTGCTGATCGGCGCGCTGTTCGCCGTCGCCGCGCCCCGGCTCCTCGCCCGAGCCGACTGGCCGGACCGGGAACCGGTGGTCGCGCTGTGGGTCTGGCAGTGCGTGGTGGCCGCCGTCCTGCTGTGCTGCGCGCTGTCGATGACGCTCAGCGCCGCCGCGGCGTGGCAGGAGGTGCGCGGGCACGTCTTCGCCACGGCGCCGAGCGCGGTGGTGGAGGCGTACGCGCTGGGCGCGGCCGGTGCCTGGGCGCCGACGACCGCGGTGGCCCTCGCCTGCGGTGGGGTGTGGAGCGCCGCGATGCTGGTCCGCGAGGTCGTACGGGCCCGGACACGGCGCCGTCACCGGCGGGCCGAACTCCTCGTCCGCGCACCGCTGCTGCCCGGCGAGCAGAGCGGAACGGGCCGGCTGGTCGTCCTGGAGGGTGAGCGGCCGGAGGCCTGGTGGCTGCCCGGCGCGTCACCCCGCCTGGTCGTCACGACCGCCGCGCTGCGCCGTCTGAAAGGGCGACAGCTGGACGCCGTGCTCGCCCATGAGCAGGGCCATGCGCGGGCCCGCCACGACTGGCTGCTGCACTGCTCGGCGGCGCTGGCGGACGGCTTTCCGCAGGTGCCGGTGTTCGCCGCGTTCCGGGACGAGATGCACCGCCTGGTGGAACTCGCCGCCGACGACATGGCCTCGCGCCGCTTCGGCCGGCTGACCACCGCTCTGGCCCTGGTCGAACTCAACGAGCACCGGGGCGTCTTCGGCCCGTGCCCCGCCCCGCGGGGCCAGGTGCGGCAGCGGGTGCACCGGCTGCTCACTCCCCCGGACCGGCTCACCGCCGCCCACCGGCTGCGCCTGACGGCGGTGGCGGCGCTGGTGCCGGTGGTGCCGGTCCTGGTCACCCTGGTACCGGGGCTGCGGGCGCTGGGCTGAGTCCCGCGCGACCGGGGCCACAGCCCGCGACCGGCCCCGACCGGGCGTGCCGCGCCCGGATATGCGGAGCATCGGGCGGGCGGAGCATCGGGCGGGCGGAGCATCGGGCGGGCGGAGCATCGGGCGGGCGGGGCATCGGGCGGCCCGGTGTTTCACCGGCCGCCGGGCGGCCAGTATCGCGTCATGCGCCCCGCCCCCGTTCCCTCCCCTCCCTCACCGTCCCCGCGCCCGTCGCGCTGTCCCCCGGTCCGGCGGGCGGCAGCCGCGCGCCTCGCGGCCGTGCTGGGCCTGTGCGCCGCGGTGCCCGCGGTGCTGGTCGCCCTGCGGTGGCGGCCCCTGACCGCGTTCGACGGCGCCGTGGCCCGTGCCGCGCACCGCCGGGCGGTCGCCGAGCCGGGGGTCACCCGCGCCTGCCGCGTCCTCACCGACTGGGTGTGGGACCCGCTGACCCTGCGCCTGCTGTGCGCGGTGGTCGCGGTGTGGCTCGTACGGCGGGCCGCCGCCTGGCGGACGGCGGCGTGGCTGGTGTGCACCTGCGCGCTGGGCGCCCTGCTGCAACAGGGCCTCAAGGCGGCCCTGGGCCGGGACCGGCCGGTCTGGCCCGATCCGGTGGACTCCGCAGCGTACGCGTCCTTCCCGTCGGGCCACGCGATGACCGCGACCGTGGTCTGCGGGCTGTTCCTCCGGCTGCTTCACCAGTACGGCACCGGGCGCGGGCCGTGGAGCGCCGCCCTGGCCCTGGCCGTGCTCTCGGTGGCGGGTGTCGGCCTGACGCGCGTCTGGCTGGGCGTCCACTGGCCCTCGGACGTCCTCGGCGGCTGGCTGCTCGGCGCCGCCGTGGTCGCGGCGGCCTGCGCCGTCCCAACGGGTGGCCCGCGCGCGGAAATTGAGCGAAGATCACCCTCATGACCGCTGTGCTGTTCGACTTCTCCGGGACCCTCTTCCGCGCCGAGTCCACCGAATCCTGGCTGCGCGCGGTGCTGGCGGAGGCCCGTCAGACCCTCGGCGAGCGGGAGTTGGCCGAGGCCGCCCGTGGCCTGGAGGAGGCGGGCGCGCTGCCGGGCGGCGCGCCGCCCGTCCGGGTCCCGGCGGAACTGGCCGGGCTGTGGGGCGTGAGGGACCGCAGCGCCGACCGGCACCGGGCCGCCTACACCGCCATGTCCCGCCTGGTGGCCCTGCCCGACCCCGCGCTGCACGACGCCCTGTACGAGCGGCACATGACACCGGCCGCCTGGGCTCCGTACCCGGACGCGCGCGAGGTGCTGCGCACCCTGCGCGAGCGCGGCATCGCGGTGGGCGTGGTGAGCAACATCGGCTGGGACCTGCGCCCGGTGTTCCGCGCGCACGGCCTGGACGCCTACGTCGGCACGTACGTCCTGTCGTACGAGCACGGCGTCCAGAAGCCGGATCCGCGGCTGTTCGCCACGGCCTGCGCCGCGCTCGGCGCGCGGCCGCAGGACGTGCTGATGGTGGGCGACAGCCGTGAGGCCGACGGCGGCGCCGCGGCGCTGGGCTGCGCGGTGCACTTCGTGGACCACCTGCCCGTCGCGGAGCGCCCGGACGCGCTGCTCCCGGTGCTCGGCCTGGTGCCCCACCGCGCCCCGGCCGACCCGGCCGCTCCGGCGCACGACCGGACGGGCTGAGCGCGCCGGGCGACCGGATCAGGCCGTGCGCGGCAGGCGTGCGGGCCGCGGGCGCTCGGGGACGGCGGCCGGGGCCGGGCCGCCGTACAGGGCCGCCCGCAGGGGCGGGGCGAGGACGCGCCGTACGGCGGCGGCGTCCAGGGCGGCGACGGGGCCCAGCGGGTTCAGATAGCGGGTGAAGATCAGGCCGCCGAGCACCGCCACCGCCGCCGTGGCCCGCTCGGTGGCGTACCGGCCGCCGAGGTGCGCGGCGATCCGGCCGAGCACCTCGCGCTCCAGGAACTCCCGGAACACCCGCATGACGTCCTCGTCGCGCATCGCCACCGGTTCCAGGGCCGCGAATCCGGCGGCGCCGCCCTCCTCCGGTTCCTCCCAGAGCGCCGTCACGGCGTCGACGAGCCGTTCCGCCAGGTGCGCCGGATCGCCCTCCAGGGCGCGGGCGACGGCGGTCGAGCGGCCGCAGTCGATATTCATCGCCTCGCCGAACAGACCCTGCTTCGAACCGAAGTGGTAGCCGATGAGCGCGACGTCGACGTCCGCCGCGGCGGCGACGGCGCGCAGCGTCGTGCCCTGGTAGCCGCGGGCGAGGAACAGGGCGCGTGCCTCCTCGGCGATCCGGGTCCTGGTGGCGGGCCGGCCGCGTGGGCGGCCGCGGGTTTTATTCATCAGCGTTGAATATCGGCCCGCCCGGACGGCACTGTCAAGGCGTCCGGGCGCCTTCGAGCGGGGGCCGCCCGGACGGACCCCGCCCAGCGGGACCCGGCACCCGTCACCACCACCCACCGAGGAGATCCCCATGCGTATCGCCGTCTTCGGAGCCGGCGGCCCCACCGGCCGCGAACTGCTCACCCAGGCCCTCGCCGCCGGGCACGAGGTCACCGCGGTGACCCGCAGGCCGCAGGCCGTAGCCGCCCGCGAGGGGCTGACCGTGACCGCGGCGGACGCCCGGGACGCGGAGGCGGTCGCCGAGGTGGTCGCCGGTCAGGACGCGGTCCTCTCCGCGCTGGGCGTCCCGCCCGGAAAGGGTCCCGTCACCCTCTACTCGACGGCGGCCCGGCACATGACCGCCGCCATGGAACGGCACGGGGCCGGGCGGCTGCTGGTCGTCAGTTCCAGCGTCCTGGATCCCGGCTGGCGGCCGAGCGGGGCGTTCTTCTTCAACAACGTCCTCGATCCGTACGTCAACCGGGTGATCGCCCGCACCGCGCACGAGGACATGCGGCGGATGGAGGAGGTGGTGCGCGCGAGCCGCACGGACTGGACGATCGTGCGCCCTTCGGGTCTCTTCGACCATCCCGGGCCGACGCCGTACCTGCTCGCCGAGGACAGCGCGGACGGTGTCTTCACGGCCCGCTCCGACCTGGCCGCGAGCATGCTCGCCCAGGTGTCCGAGGACCGGTACTCGCGCCGCGCCATGGGGGTGGCGACCACGCGGGTGCGGCCGAACGTGCCCCGCATGATCTGGCGTGAGATCCGGAAGAACGCCGGTGCCGGCCGGCCGGAGGAGCGGGCCCTGGAAAGTAGCCCCAGGTAACCAATGGGGCGAAGGTGTGCCCGTCTCGGACGATCCCCCGCGTCGCCCGAGACGGGCGGCAGCCCGACCGCACCCCGTGAAGGGGGCGGCGCGCTGGCGTTGAGTATAGTTGGCTGGCAGCCAGTCAACGCAGGAGTTACAGGATGTCCCCGCGCAGCGCCTCGGTCAATGAAGAGTTGCGACGGCGTTCCCGGGAACGGCTTCTCCAGGCGGCCGTCGAACTGGTGGGCGAGCGCGGCTACGACGCGACGACGCTCGGGGACATCGCCGACCGCGCCGGCTCCGCACGCGGTCTGGTCTCGTACTACTTCCCCGGCAAGCGGCAGCTGGTCCAGTCCGCGGTGCACCGCCTGATGCACCGCACGCTGGAGGAGGCGCTGGAGCGCGAGCCGCGCACCGAGGACGGCGCGGAGCGGATGGCGCGGGCCATCGACGCGATCCTGGGCCTGGCCCGCGACCGGCCCGTCCTCATGCGCCACCACATGGCGGGGATCCTCCAGGCCGAGGGCTTCGTGCAGTGCCCCGAGCAGCAGCGCCTGTCGCACCTGCTGCGGGACACCGTGCTCCGGCACGGCTCGGCGAACGCCGACACCGACTACCCGATGCTGCGCGCACTGCTGATGGGCGCGGTCTACGCGGCACTGGTGCCCGGCGCCCCCATGCCCGTGCCGCTGCTGCGCGCGGAGCTGTTCGAGCGGTACCGGCTCGACCGGGACCTCGGCCTCTCCCCGGACGCCGGTGCGACCGGCGGACCCTGCGGCACGGACGTCTCCCGCTTCTTCGCCACCGGCCGGCCCCCGGCGGAACAGCCGGAGCCGTCTCCGGACCGGCCGGAGCCCTTCCCGGACCGCCCGGAGTGACGACGCGCGGACGCCCCGGCTCCGGGCGCCCGGAGCCGCTCCGCCCCGCGTGCGGAGCGGTCAGGCCGAGGTGAGGCGGGCGTCCTGGCGGGCGGCGGCGTCGAGCAAGGTGTCGAGCAGACCGGGGAACAGGCGGTCGAGGTCGTCGCGGCGCAGGCCGTTCATCTTGGCCGTGCCGCGGTAGATCTGCCGGATCACGCCCGCCTCGCGCAGCACCCGGAAGTGGTGTGTGGTGGTCGACTTGGTGACGGGCAGGTCGAAGTGCGAACAGGACAGTTCGCCGCCCTCGGCGGCGAGTTTCCGCACGATCTGCAGCCGCAGGGGCTCGGACAGCGCGTGCAGCACACCCTCCAGACGGATCTCCGCCCGCTCCGGATGCGGAAGGTCGCGGCTGCCGGCGGCGGGAACGGGGGCGATGGCGATCACGTGCGGCTCCACTTCGTACGGGCTGCCCATCCTACGATGCACGTCGTAGTTTGACAGTTGCCGTACTACGAGCGTTACCGTACAAGCCTGCCCCCTGTCCCGTGACGAATGGAGTCCGCCGTGAGCGCGCTCTTCGAGCCCTTCACCCTGCGCGAAGTGACGATCCCCAACCGGGTCTGGATGCCTCCGATGTGCCAGTACTCGGCCGCGCCCGAGGGCCCGGCGACCGGCGTGCCGAACGACTGGCACTTCGCCCACTACGCGGCGCGCGCGGCCGGCGGCACGGGTCTGATCGTCGTGGAGGCCACCGCCGTCTCGCCCGAGGGCCGGATCTCCCCCTACGACCTCGGCATCTGGAACGACGCCCAGGTCGAGGCGTTCCGCCGGATCACGGGCTTCCTGCGCGACCAGGGCACCGTACCGGCGATCCAGCTCGCGCACAGCGGGCGCAAGGCGTCGACCGAGCGGCCGTGGAAGGGCGGGGCGCCGCTCGGGCCCGAGGCGCACGGCTGGCAGCCGGTCGCGCCCAGCCCGGTGCCCTTCGCCGAGGGGCATCCCGTCCCGGACGAGCTGAGCGTCGAGCAGATCCGGGAGATCGTCGGCCAGTTCGCCGCGGCCGCGCGCCGGGCCCTGACCGCCGGCTTCGAGATCGCCGAACTGCACGGCGCCCACGGCTATCTGATCCACGAGTTCCTTTCGCCGCACTCCAACCACCGCACCGACGCCTACGGCGGCTCGTACGAGAACCGGGTGCGCTTCGCGCTGGAGGTCGTCGACGCGGTGCGTGCGGTGTGGCCGGACGACAAGCCGCTGTTCTTCCGCGTCTCCGCGACCGACTGGCTGGAGGAGGGCGGCTGGACGGCCGACGAGACGGTCCGCCTCGCCGCCGAGCTGCACGCCCACGGCATCGATCTGCTGGACGTCTCCACCGGCGGCAACGCCTCCGCCGCCCGCATCCCGGTCGGCCCCGGCTACCAGGTGCCGTTCGCGGCCCGGGTGAAGGCCGAGACGCCGATGCCGGTGGCCGCGGTCGGTCTGATCACCGAGGTGGAGCAGGCGGAGAAGATCGTCGCCAACGGCGAGGCGGACGCGGTGCTCCTCGGCCGCGAGCTGCTGCGCAGCCCGTCCTGGGCCCGGCAGGCGGCCCGCGAGCTGGCCGCCCCGGTGCATGTGCCGGACCAGTACCACCGCTCCGTCTGAGCGACGGTGCCGAGCGGGCCGCCGGGAACTGTCCCGGCGGCCCGTTCGCCGTCCGCGGGCCAGGCACGCCAGGGCGCGCGGTCAGGCGGCCCCGGCCGGCAGCAGGCGGCGCACCGTGTCCTCCAGGCGGGGCAGCGCCCGCTGGCCCGCCAGGGCCAGGGCGATGGCGGCGGCGACCCCGGCCCAGGCGGCCGGGCCCAGCGGGGTGCAGCCGAAGAGATGGCTGACGCCCGGCGTCTGCACCACGGCGACGAGGGCGGCGGCCGAGCCGACGGACGTGAGCCGCACCAGCGGACTGTCCCGGCGGTCCAGCAGGGTCTGGGCGAGCTGGGTGCCGACCACGCCGCACAGGGCCATGGTGCCGGAACGGCGGGCCGTGCCCGGGGTGAACCGCCCGATCAGCCAGGCGGTGAGCGCGCCCAGGCAGGTCGTCAGCGCCCGGTGGCGGATCTGCCGGACGAGCGGTCCTCCGAGCACCCCGCCGGCCGCGTCCTCGGGCGAGGCGGCCCGCGCCGCCCCGGCGTCGCCCTTCGGGGTCACCGCCACCGCCATCGCCGGGAACAGGTCGGTGAACAGGTTCACCATGAGCATCTGCCGGGTGGACAGGGGCGCACGGCCGGACACCAGCGTGCCGAGGATGCCGAAGCCGACCTCGCCCGCGTTGCCGCCGATCAGGATGGCGATGGCGTCGGCGACGCTGTGCCACAGGGCCCGGCCCTCGCCGATCGCGTGGATCAGGACGGTGAGGTCGTCGGCGGTGAGGACGATGTCGGCGGCGTTGCGCGCGGCGGCCGAGCCCCGGGCGTTGATGCCCACCCCGATGTCGGCGGCCCGGATCGCCGCCGCGTCGTTGGCGCCGTCGCCCACCATGCCCACGACCCGGCCGGCGTCCCGCAGCGCCTCCACCACCTGGAGCTTCTGTTCCGGCGCCACCCGGGCCACCACGCCCGCGTCGCGCAGCATCTTGGCGCGGGCGGAGCGGTCGGCGGCGGCCAGTTCGTCGCCGGTGACCACGACCGTGTCCTGCGGCCAGCCCAGCTCGGTGGCGATGGCGCGGGCGGTCTGCGGGTGGTCCCCGGTGAGCATGACCGGGCGTACGCCCTCTTCGTACAGGCCGCTCACCAGGGCGGTGGAGGTCTCGCGCGGCACGTCCGACAGCGCGAGCAGACCGGCGAACTCCAGGTCGCCCGGCGGCCGTTCCAGTACGTCCGTCTCCTGCTCGTCCTCGGCGAGGCGCCGCCGGGCGACCGCGAGCACCCGCAGCCCGTCGCCGGCCAGCGTCTGCGCCGCGCCGAAGGCGTGCGCGGGCAGCCCCGCGCAGGCGGGCAGGACCGTCTCCGGGGCGCCCTTGACGACGAGCGTACGCGGGCCGTCCCCGGTCCGGCCGACGGCCGCCGCGTAGCCGCGCCCGGCCTCGAAGTCGAGTCCTTCGAGCTGGTTCCAGTCCGGGTCGGGTCCGGCCGCGTCGAGGACCGCCTCGTCGGTGGCGTGCACCGGCCGTCCCGAGCCGCCGTTGCCGCGCGGGCAGGCGCGGGCCGCCACGCGCACCGTGGCGGCGCAGGCCGCGTCGCCCACCGGGTGGATCCCGCCGTCCGAGTCGCCGACGCGCACCAGCCGCAGGCGGTTCTCGGTGAGCGTGCCCGTCTTGTCGAAGCAGAGGGTGTCCATCCGGCCGAGCGCCTCAAGGGTGCGCGGGGTGCGCACCAGCACGCCGTACCGGCTGAGCCGGCGGGCCGCGGCGAGCTGCGCGACGGTGGCCACCAGGGGCAGCCCCTCGGGGACGGCGGCCACGGCGACGGCCACACCGCCGCTGACCGCTTCCCGCACCGGGGTGCCGCGCAGCAGCGCGAGGCCGGTCACCGCGGCTCCGCCGGTCAGCGTCAGCGGCAGCGCCTCGCGGGTGAGTTCCTGGAGCCGGGCCTGCACACCGGCCGCGGGCGGGGTGCGGGCGGCGAGGTGCACGGCGCGGGCGGCCTCGGTGCGCTCACCGGTGTCCACCACCACCGCGCGGGCCTGGCCCGCCACCACCGTCGTGCCCTCGAAGACCATGCAGAGCCGGTCGGAGACGACGGCGTGCGGAGTCGGCGCGAGCTGCTTCTGCACCGGCAGCGACTCGCCGGTCAGCGCGGACTCGTCGACCTCCAGGCCCTCTTCCCACAGCAGCCGGGCGTCGGCCGGCACCACGTCATCCGCCATGAGTTCGATGACGTCGCCCGGCCGCAGCTTGCCCGCCTCGACGGTGCGGGTGCCGCCGGCCGGTGCCTCGTCGGGCGGCGGCGCGAGCCGTGCCTTGCGCTTCTGGTCGGCGAGCAGCCCCGACAGGGCCCGTCCGGCGCGCAGCCGCTGGACGCCGCCGACCAGGGCGTTCAGGTCGAGGGCGCCGACCACCAGCAGCGCGTCCATCACGGAGCCGAGGATGGCGGAGGCCGCCGAGCCGACCGCGAGGACGGGGGTGAGCGGGTCGCGCAGCTCGCCGCGTACGGCCCGGCCCAGTTCGAACGTCCAGCGGGCCGGGGCGAGCGCGGGATGCCGTACGGCGCCGCCCGCCGCGCCGCGCACCCCGCCGGCCGCCCGTGCCAGCGGGCCCGGTTCGGCCCGGTCCTCGTGCTCCAGCCGCTCCCTGGCCTCGTCCGAACCCAGCTCGTGCCAGTGCACGCGCGCGCGGGGACGCGGGGCGCGGGCGAGCGCCACGCCGAGGGCGGCCCGCGTCCCGGAGAACAGGGCGGCGGCGGCGCTCAGGTCGACCGGCGCGTGCCGCAGACCGGGCAGCACGGACAGCCGCCCCCTGCGGCGGCGCGACTCGCCGACGGCGACGAGGAGACCGGACAGCGCGGCGCCGGAGCGGGCCAGGGTCTGCGCCCGGTGGCCCACCGTGCGCGCGACGGGGACCGCGCTCAGCAGCCGCCAGACGTCGCACAGCCCGTGCAGGGCCAGCACGTCGGCGCCCCAGACGACGGCACCGCCCTGGTCGGTGAGGGCCACGGCGACATCGCTGCCGCCGAGAC
The sequence above is drawn from the Streptomyces sp. SAT1 genome and encodes:
- a CDS encoding MarR family winged helix-turn-helix transcriptional regulator is translated as MAGVVRQWRAVHPELDTAPMEIIGRINRCSALLQQAEDAPLRRAGLSRPEFDLLGALRRTGHELTPSELARETFSSGAAVTKRLKQLTERGLVERRGDTRDRRVAHLRLTEAGRDLVDGLLPDQLAYERTVLAGLDTGDRGDLAALLGELLTRLEGRPGAARF
- a CDS encoding FUSC family protein, giving the protein MLRLGRPSDIWFKPALSSVVSVAPPNLTLLALGRLDLAMYTMAGSLCALYAHNRPYAARARVLAWVVLGMVGGLALSLVTASLTRDPVVLVAVGALMAAAQKALCDATRVGPPGNVVLTFISSASLFAPQTLGQVPAHLALALAAAAWAWLVCMAPGLLRPHGPERRATAQALNAAAAYAATRGTGDGHARLRAAAAAAVQAAWQALPVAGARAASRRDLARLVIRAEVALAAPADADPERLRTWARELCGSGPVPRAGETAAATDELLGVHAEAGAPHRPWWSRLGPLAPIAVRTALGCALAGYASLALGIGRPYWALVTAASLYQANVMLTWSRGVQRVVGNLVGVLVFAALVPLAHTGGLALVLVCVALNFGAEALMGRNYWLGSICVTPMALLVTEFAGQHPAGELMTERAVDTVVGALVGFVAAVAVTNRRAGDRVGDALTAVDRARERAARLLAEPRPDRTALESARRSLAAALVELRATADAAAGEWWQRALPQERVVLTEQSAHRTLAATVRRLGLHAPVTSTGRTTEDARP
- a CDS encoding DUF5134 domain-containing protein, coding for MHAPASPGWLLVALCAATGAYCLLRMRSPDQEQRRSAGGEALMGFGMAAMAVPAAVFTPPAWAWPVYAAVFGVAALRALWAARTGPQHHLHHLVGTSAMVYMSLAMAAAPQGHHHAHGGSGVPLLTGALLLYFAGYVLLSGARLVPAVAGPQGTGIRTGTGHGSGAPGGPGWGDRPELARVCRLSMGMAMVAMLLTM
- a CDS encoding M56 family metallopeptidase, whose amino-acid sequence is MMVPAVLLLIGALFAVAAPRLLARADWPDREPVVALWVWQCVVAAVLLCCALSMTLSAAAAWQEVRGHVFATAPSAVVEAYALGAAGAWAPTTAVALACGGVWSAAMLVREVVRARTRRRHRRAELLVRAPLLPGEQSGTGRLVVLEGERPEAWWLPGASPRLVVTTAALRRLKGRQLDAVLAHEQGHARARHDWLLHCSAALADGFPQVPVFAAFRDEMHRLVELAADDMASRRFGRLTTALALVELNEHRGVFGPCPAPRGQVRQRVHRLLTPPDRLTAAHRLRLTAVAALVPVVPVLVTLVPGLRALG
- a CDS encoding phosphatase PAP2 family protein, coding for MRPAPVPSPPSPSPRPSRCPPVRRAAAARLAAVLGLCAAVPAVLVALRWRPLTAFDGAVARAAHRRAVAEPGVTRACRVLTDWVWDPLTLRLLCAVVAVWLVRRAAAWRTAAWLVCTCALGALLQQGLKAALGRDRPVWPDPVDSAAYASFPSGHAMTATVVCGLFLRLLHQYGTGRGPWSAALALAVLSVAGVGLTRVWLGVHWPSDVLGGWLLGAAVVAAACAVPTGGPRAEIERRSPS
- a CDS encoding HAD family hydrolase, whose protein sequence is MTAVLFDFSGTLFRAESTESWLRAVLAEARQTLGERELAEAARGLEEAGALPGGAPPVRVPAELAGLWGVRDRSADRHRAAYTAMSRLVALPDPALHDALYERHMTPAAWAPYPDAREVLRTLRERGIAVGVVSNIGWDLRPVFRAHGLDAYVGTYVLSYEHGVQKPDPRLFATACAALGARPQDVLMVGDSREADGGAAALGCAVHFVDHLPVAERPDALLPVLGLVPHRAPADPAAPAHDRTG
- a CDS encoding TetR/AcrR family transcriptional regulator yields the protein MNKTRGRPRGRPATRTRIAEEARALFLARGYQGTTLRAVAAAADVDVALIGYHFGSKQGLFGEAMNIDCGRSTAVARALEGDPAHLAERLVDAVTALWEEPEEGGAAGFAALEPVAMRDEDVMRVFREFLEREVLGRIAAHLGGRYATERATAAVAVLGGLIFTRYLNPLGPVAALDAAAVRRVLAPPLRAALYGGPAPAAVPERPRPARLPRTA
- a CDS encoding NAD(P)-dependent oxidoreductase, which codes for MRIAVFGAGGPTGRELLTQALAAGHEVTAVTRRPQAVAAREGLTVTAADARDAEAVAEVVAGQDAVLSALGVPPGKGPVTLYSTAARHMTAAMERHGAGRLLVVSSSVLDPGWRPSGAFFFNNVLDPYVNRVIARTAHEDMRRMEEVVRASRTDWTIVRPSGLFDHPGPTPYLLAEDSADGVFTARSDLAASMLAQVSEDRYSRRAMGVATTRVRPNVPRMIWREIRKNAGAGRPEERALESSPR
- a CDS encoding TetR/AcrR family transcriptional regulator, whose translation is MSPRSASVNEELRRRSRERLLQAAVELVGERGYDATTLGDIADRAGSARGLVSYYFPGKRQLVQSAVHRLMHRTLEEALEREPRTEDGAERMARAIDAILGLARDRPVLMRHHMAGILQAEGFVQCPEQQRLSHLLRDTVLRHGSANADTDYPMLRALLMGAVYAALVPGAPMPVPLLRAELFERYRLDRDLGLSPDAGATGGPCGTDVSRFFATGRPPAEQPEPSPDRPEPFPDRPE
- a CDS encoding ArsR/SmtB family transcription factor — translated: MGSPYEVEPHVIAIAPVPAAGSRDLPHPERAEIRLEGVLHALSEPLRLQIVRKLAAEGGELSCSHFDLPVTKSTTTHHFRVLREAGVIRQIYRGTAKMNGLRRDDLDRLFPGLLDTLLDAAARQDARLTSA